One Glycine soja cultivar W05 chromosome 2, ASM419377v2, whole genome shotgun sequence genomic region harbors:
- the LOC114378772 gene encoding RING-H2 finger protein ATL2-like codes for MDPETQEKYASNGKVMFGSTILLFLIVIIVVFVHTFRDSCFRRHRRHRHAIRTVSSVAFNEGLCPSVLKFLPTFTYSSDTHLSIHDCAVCLSEFADGEEGRFLPNCNHAFHAHCVDIWFHSHSNCPLCRTPVRRYAAPVQPSSDTEPGSVGLSSYPAPVWCPRKSLELVGMTAELEQNPVSEPGHGSTISRVGN; via the coding sequence ATGGACCCAGAAACTCAAGAAAAGTATGCCAGTAATGGCAAGGTCATGTTTGGCTCCACCATCCTTCTCTTCCTAATAGTAATCATCGTAGTTTTCGTTCACACCTTCCGCGACTCATGCTTCCGCCGCCACCGCCGCCACCGCCACGCCATTCGAACCGTTTCCTCCGTGGCTTTTAACGAGGGCCTTTGCCCTTCCGTTCTCAAATTCCTTCCCACCTTTACGTATTCCTCCGACACCCACCTCTCCATCCACGATTGCGCCGTCTGCTTGTCGGAGTTCGCCGACGGCGAAGAAGGCCGCTTCCTTCCGAACTGTAACCACGCTTTCCACGCCCATTGCGTTGACATTTGGTTCCACTCTCACTCTAACTGTCCACTTTGCCGAACCCCGGTTCGCCGATACGCCGCGCCAGTCCAACCGTCCTCTGATACTGAACCGGGTTCGGTGGGTTTATCTTCTTATCCTGCACCGGTTTGGTGCCCGAGAAAGTCGTTGGAGCTCGTAGGCATGACAGCGGAGTTAGAACAAAACCCGGTTTCGGAGCCGGGTCATGGATCCACGATATCACGGGTTGGGAATTGA
- the LOC114378777 gene encoding uncharacterized protein At5g01610-like codes for MMSSIRFLWILVVCLTASCALSQPQKLSAYDVLMEYGFPVGLLPKGAIGYSLNRDSGEFAVYFEGACSFDIESYALKYKSTITGVISKGRLYNLKGVTVKILLLWLNIVEVSRQGNDIYFSVGIASADFGVENFLESPQCGCGFDCKTLPLNGDVYVSSI; via the coding sequence ATGATGTCTTCAATTAGATTCCTATGGATCCTGGTGGTGTGTTTGACGGCATCATGCGCGCTAAGCCAACCGCAGAAGCTATCAGCGTACGATGTTCTCATGGAGTACGGCTTCCCGGTGGGTCTTCTTCCGAAGGGAGCCATAGGGTATTCACTGAACAGAGACAGCGGCGAGTTCGCTGTGTATTTTGAAGGAGCCTGCAGCTTCGACATAGAATCCTACGCGCTCAAGTACAAGTCCACAATCACGGGTGTGATCTCCAAGGGCAGGCTCTACAATCTCAAAGGTGTCACCGTCAAAATCTTGCTCCTGTGGCTCAACATCGTCGAGGTCTCTCGTCAGGGCAACGATATTTACTTCTCTGTCGGCATCGCTTCCGCTGATTTCGGCGTCGAGAACTTCCTCGAGAGCCCCCAATGTGGTTGTGGCTTCGATTGCAAAACGCTCCCCTTAAACGGTGACGTTTACGTTTCCTCAATTTAA
- the LOC114369357 gene encoding uncharacterized protein LOC114369357 encodes MELHQIIARLGLSHKETCEVGRPSLNPPLDIQVRDYVRHRLPPPPAVTATGAPTAYEMLESFHFPAGILPKRVTGYELDPSSGKFHADLNGSCSFSLEGSYQLSYQKIITVYVSDGRLTELRGISVKILFFWLSILDVVRFGDDLDFSVGVASASFPLDNFFVSPQCGSGLDCDGFRIRKLKLRNGKPSLSSV; translated from the exons ATGGAACTGCATCAAATTATTGCAAGACTTGGCTTAAGCCATAAAGAGACTTGTGAAGTTGGCAGACCAAGCCTGAATCCTCCACTTGATATCCAAGTG AGGGACTACGTCCGACACCGCCTTCCTCCTCCTCCGGCGGTCACCGCCACCGGCGCCCCGACGGCGTACGAGATGCTGGAGAGCTTTCACTTTCCGGCAGGCATTCTCCCGAAAAGAGTGACCGGCTACGAGCTGGACCCGTCCAGCGGAAAATTCCACGCCGATCTGAACGGTTCGTGCAGTTTCTCCCTCGAAGGTTCGTACCAGCTGAGTTACCAGAAAATCATCACCGTCTACGTATCCGACGGCAGGCTCACCGAACTCCGGGGGATTAGCGTGAAGATCCTCTTCTTCTGGCTCAGCATTCTCGACGTCGTTCGTTTCGGCGATGATCTCGATTTCTCCGTCGGCGTCGCCTCCGCTTCCTTTCCCCTCGATAACTTCTTCGTCTCCCCGCAGTGCGGTAGCGGCTTGGATTGCGATGGTTTTCGAATTAGGAAACTCAAATTGAGAAACGGAAAACCCTCCCTTTCCTCCGTTTAG
- the LOC114378784 gene encoding indole-3-acetic acid-induced protein ARG2-like, which yields MARSFSNVKVLSALVADGFSNTLTRRGYAAATQSATRGGAASISSKIAPKSGEDKVGGGAEKVSWVPDPVTGYYKPENIKEIDVAELRATVLGKKFNH from the exons ATGGCTCGCTCTTTCTCTAACGTCAAGGTTCTCTCTGCTCTTGTGGCCGACGGATTCTCCAACACTCTCACCAG GCGTGGGTACGCAGCAGCGACACAAAGCGCAACAAGAGGAGGAGCTGCCTCCATCAGCAGCAAGATAGCTCCCAAGTCAGGGGAAGACAAGGTAGGAGGAGGTGCTGAAAAGGTTTCGTGGGTCCCAGACCCTGTCACTGGTTACTACAAACCGGAGAACATCAAAGAGATTGATGTTGCTGAGCTGAGAGCCACGGTTTTGGGCAAAAAATTCAACCACTAG